A genome region from Sphaerisporangium krabiense includes the following:
- a CDS encoding TetR/AcrR family transcriptional regulator: MHDGRRLRGQRSREAILERAVALASVDGLGGLTLARLAEAAGVSKSGFFAHWRDKEQLQLDCVAWARRLWEERVIAPTATAPKGLRRLFALHESRLAFYSDGVLPGGCFFFVAQVEFDDRPGPVRDAVAAAMGDWLGYLERRVKDAVDLGELTADPAQLAYEIEALGEATVTHARMRSGDAAYRRARTAVLDRLRALATDPSILPED, translated from the coding sequence ATGCACGATGGACGAAGGTTGCGCGGCCAGCGCAGCCGTGAGGCGATCCTGGAACGGGCCGTGGCGCTGGCGTCCGTGGACGGCCTCGGCGGGCTCACGCTCGCGCGCCTGGCCGAGGCCGCCGGGGTCAGCAAGTCGGGGTTCTTCGCCCACTGGCGCGACAAGGAGCAGCTCCAGCTCGACTGCGTCGCCTGGGCCCGCCGCCTGTGGGAGGAGCGCGTGATCGCGCCCACCGCCACCGCCCCCAAGGGCCTGCGGCGGCTGTTCGCCCTCCACGAGTCCCGTCTCGCCTTCTACTCCGACGGCGTGCTGCCCGGCGGCTGCTTCTTCTTCGTCGCCCAGGTCGAGTTCGACGACCGTCCCGGCCCCGTCAGGGACGCGGTCGCCGCCGCCATGGGCGACTGGCTCGGCTACCTGGAACGCCGGGTCAAGGACGCCGTGGACCTCGGCGAGCTCACCGCCGACCCCGCCCAGCTCGCCTACGAGATCGAGGCGCTGGGCGAGGCCACCGTCACCCACGCCCGCATGCGCTCCGGCGACGCCGCCTACCGCCGCGCCCGCACGGCGGTCCTGGACCGGCTGCGCGCGCTCGCCACCGACCCCTCGATCCTCCCGGAGGACTGA
- a CDS encoding cell division protein SepF — protein MADPRSFSDADARTSPADPLTPRPNPSMIKTLHPRDYNEALFVGHYYREGLPVIMDLTGLTDADAKPLVDFAAGLVLGLRGDMDRVAHKVFLLVPPGVVIDGALS, from the coding sequence GTGGCAGACCCCCGGAGCTTCAGCGACGCCGACGCGCGCACGTCCCCAGCGGACCCCCTGACACCGCGGCCGAACCCTTCCATGATCAAGACGCTGCACCCCCGGGACTACAACGAGGCCCTGTTCGTGGGGCACTACTACCGGGAGGGGCTCCCGGTGATCATGGACCTGACCGGCCTGACCGATGCCGACGCCAAGCCCCTGGTGGACTTCGCCGCCGGACTCGTCCTCGGCCTGCGGGGCGACATGGACCGCGTCGCCCACAAGGTCTTCCTGCTGGTGCCGCCGGGTGTCGTCATCGACGGGGCGCTGAGCTAG
- a CDS encoding NAD-dependent epimerase/dehydratase family protein, with translation MRLLVIGGSVFLGRSIVEEALRQGHEVTTFNRGRSGEDLPGVTAVRGDRENPDDLRALAEGRTWDAIVDVCGFTPRVVASSARALSGHAPLYAFVSTVSAISTWPAERVDETAPLWECDPEAGPEDGDYSVLKAGCERAVETFFDGGALILQPGLILGPWENVGRLPAWLRRIARGGRVLAPGDPGQEMQLIDARDIATFTVDQAAKGTEGRFLLTGPAGNTTFGRWLADCAEATGSDAEFVWVDDDFLHAREVEPWTELPLWIPAGESDAGAWSVATARAEAAGLRCRPVRETVRDTWDWLKDRDVAALEERLPSWRRHGIAPEKEARVLSEWDAR, from the coding sequence ATGAGACTTCTGGTGATCGGTGGGTCGGTGTTCCTCGGCCGGTCCATCGTAGAGGAGGCCCTGCGGCAGGGCCACGAGGTGACCACGTTCAACAGGGGCAGGTCCGGCGAGGACCTGCCCGGGGTGACGGCCGTGCGCGGCGACCGGGAGAATCCGGACGACCTGCGCGCGCTGGCCGAGGGCCGCACGTGGGACGCGATCGTCGACGTGTGCGGCTTCACGCCGCGGGTGGTGGCCTCCTCCGCACGCGCCCTGTCCGGTCATGCCCCGCTGTACGCGTTCGTGTCCACCGTCTCGGCCATCTCGACGTGGCCGGCCGAGCGCGTCGACGAGACCGCCCCGCTGTGGGAGTGCGACCCGGAGGCCGGTCCCGAGGACGGCGACTACAGCGTCCTGAAGGCCGGCTGCGAGCGCGCGGTGGAGACCTTCTTCGACGGCGGCGCGCTGATCCTCCAGCCGGGGCTGATCCTCGGGCCGTGGGAGAACGTCGGGCGGCTGCCGGCGTGGCTGCGCCGGATCGCCCGGGGAGGCCGGGTGCTGGCGCCGGGCGATCCCGGCCAGGAGATGCAGCTCATCGACGCCCGCGACATCGCGACGTTCACGGTCGACCAGGCCGCCAAGGGCACCGAGGGGCGGTTCCTGCTCACCGGGCCCGCGGGCAACACCACGTTCGGCCGCTGGCTGGCCGACTGCGCGGAGGCGACCGGGTCCGACGCCGAGTTCGTCTGGGTGGACGACGACTTCCTGCACGCGCGCGAGGTGGAGCCGTGGACCGAGCTGCCGCTGTGGATCCCCGCCGGCGAGAGCGACGCCGGCGCGTGGAGCGTCGCGACGGCCAGGGCCGAGGCGGCGGGGCTGCGGTGCCGTCCGGTGCGCGAGACCGTCCGGGACACGTGGGACTGGCTGAAGGACCGTGACGTGGCCGCCCTGGAGGAACGGCTGCCGAGCTGGCGGCGGCACGGCATCGCGCCGGAGAAGGAGGCCCGCGTCCTGAGCGAGTGGGACGCCCGCTGA
- a CDS encoding SulP family inorganic anion transporter, with the protein MTGDTQSSRTTTERLTSVLRHDLPASLVVFLVAVPLSLGIAVSSGAPLIAGLVAAVVGGLVAGALGGSVVQVSGPAAGLALVVAELVRTYGWRATCMITLMAGVLQIVLGAFKVARTALAVSPAVVHGMLAGVGVVIALSQLHVVLGGRPQNSAVENLIELPNQIIDNHSHAVAVGVLTIAVLLLWPRLPRVNVVPAPLAALACAALTAAAFGWDVARADLSKGFSEWASPVWPAGDWHGIAGAVLLVALLAGVESLLCSVAADRLHEGPRADLDRELTGQGVANLVSGALGGLPVAGVIVRTTTNIRAGARSRWSAILHGVWVLVFAVGLGWMVTLIPLEALAALLVFIGVRMVNLGTMRGLHGHGELPIYVLTMGAVILVGLAEGVLLGLGLAALFALRRLTKVWVHVALEPDDRWHVVVTGSLTFVGVPRLTEGLRGVPAGAGVHLDLNVDFMDNAAFEALHGWRLEHERTGGTVTIDEMHDEWYTSAAKGTRASPAKSPPKAPERWWLPRAYRRGGPLSAIPVRHSGAWIPPRQESGAVPDLLAGAVDFQRRTAPLVRPFLTRMARTQDPSHLFITCADSRVVPNLITASGPGDLFTVRNIGNLVPRHGSALADDSVAGAIEYATTALNVQTITVCGHSGCGAMAALLSAGEKISGLHGLERWLRHGDHTLARYILSDPGDGEDGPLDRLCRVNVAQQLDNLRTYPEIALLEAEGRLKLVGLYFDIGAARVHVLDREGFTPVSAGSR; encoded by the coding sequence ATGACCGGGGACACGCAAAGTAGCCGTACGACGACCGAGCGTCTCACCTCCGTGCTCCGGCACGATCTTCCCGCCTCTCTGGTGGTCTTCCTCGTCGCGGTGCCGCTCTCGCTGGGCATCGCGGTGTCCTCGGGGGCGCCGCTGATCGCGGGCCTGGTCGCCGCCGTCGTGGGCGGGCTGGTGGCGGGGGCGCTCGGCGGTTCGGTCGTGCAGGTGAGCGGGCCCGCGGCCGGGCTCGCGCTGGTGGTGGCGGAGCTGGTGCGCACGTACGGCTGGCGCGCCACCTGCATGATCACGTTGATGGCGGGCGTGCTGCAGATCGTGCTCGGCGCCTTCAAGGTGGCGCGGACGGCGCTGGCCGTCTCGCCCGCCGTGGTGCACGGCATGCTGGCCGGGGTCGGCGTCGTGATCGCCCTCTCCCAGTTGCACGTGGTGCTCGGCGGCCGTCCGCAGAACTCTGCGGTCGAGAACCTCATCGAGCTGCCGAACCAGATCATCGACAACCACAGCCACGCGGTCGCGGTGGGCGTGCTGACCATCGCGGTGCTGCTGCTGTGGCCGCGCCTGCCCCGGGTGAACGTGGTGCCCGCGCCGCTGGCCGCGCTGGCGTGCGCGGCGCTGACCGCGGCGGCGTTCGGCTGGGACGTGGCGCGCGCCGACCTGTCCAAGGGCTTCAGCGAGTGGGCCTCCCCCGTGTGGCCGGCGGGCGACTGGCACGGCATCGCGGGCGCGGTGCTGCTGGTGGCGTTGCTGGCCGGGGTCGAGTCGCTATTGTGCTCGGTGGCGGCCGACCGCCTGCACGAGGGCCCGCGCGCGGACCTGGACCGCGAGCTCACCGGCCAGGGCGTGGCCAACCTGGTGTCGGGCGCGCTCGGCGGCCTGCCCGTCGCGGGCGTCATCGTCCGCACCACCACCAACATCCGGGCGGGGGCGCGCAGCCGGTGGTCGGCGATCCTGCACGGGGTGTGGGTGCTGGTGTTCGCGGTGGGCCTGGGCTGGATGGTCACGCTCATCCCCTTGGAGGCGCTGGCCGCGCTGCTGGTGTTCATCGGCGTCCGCATGGTGAACCTGGGCACGATGCGCGGGCTGCACGGGCACGGCGAGCTGCCGATCTACGTGCTGACCATGGGCGCGGTCATCCTGGTCGGCCTGGCGGAGGGGGTGCTGCTCGGCCTCGGCCTCGCCGCGCTGTTCGCGCTGCGCCGCCTGACCAAGGTGTGGGTGCACGTGGCGCTGGAGCCGGACGACCGGTGGCACGTCGTGGTGACCGGTTCGCTGACCTTCGTGGGCGTGCCGCGCCTGACCGAGGGCCTGCGGGGCGTCCCCGCGGGCGCCGGCGTCCACCTGGACCTGAACGTCGACTTCATGGACAACGCCGCGTTCGAGGCCCTGCACGGCTGGCGCCTCGAGCACGAGCGCACGGGCGGCACGGTCACGATCGACGAGATGCACGACGAGTGGTACACCTCGGCGGCCAAGGGCACGCGGGCCTCGCCCGCGAAGTCGCCGCCGAAGGCTCCCGAGCGCTGGTGGCTGCCCCGCGCGTACCGCAGGGGCGGTCCGCTGTCGGCCATCCCGGTCCGGCACTCCGGCGCGTGGATCCCGCCGCGCCAGGAGTCGGGCGCGGTGCCCGACCTGCTGGCGGGCGCGGTGGACTTCCAGCGCCGCACCGCTCCCCTGGTCCGGCCGTTCCTCACCCGCATGGCCCGCACCCAGGACCCGTCGCACCTGTTCATCACCTGCGCCGACTCCCGGGTGGTGCCGAACCTGATCACCGCGAGCGGCCCGGGCGACCTGTTCACGGTGCGCAACATCGGCAACCTCGTGCCCCGGCACGGTTCGGCTCTCGCGGACGATTCGGTGGCCGGGGCGATCGAGTACGCCACGACCGCGCTGAACGTCCAGACGATCACGGTGTGCGGGCATTCGGGGTGCGGCGCGATGGCGGCCCTGCTGAGCGCCGGGGAGAAGATCTCCGGCCTGCACGGGCTGGAGCGCTGGCTGCGGCACGGCGACCACACGCTGGCCCGCTACATCCTGTCCGACCCGGGCGACGGGGAGGACGGGCCGCTCGACCGGCTGTGCCGGGTGAACGTCGCCCAGCAGCTCGACAACCTGCGCACCTATCCGGAGATCGCGCTTCTGGAGGCCGAGGGACGGCTCAAGCTGGTCGGGCTGTACTTCGACATCGGCGCGGCGCGGGTCCACGTCCTGGACCGCGAGGGCTTCACGCCCGTGTCGGCCGGCTCGCGCTGA
- a CDS encoding YbhB/YbcL family Raf kinase inhibitor-like protein, with protein sequence MGQPRKSVGAGRPGRDWRAVVVAAGLAVTSGCGIVGSNSPTDGSLGELSVSSPRFRDEAPLPADYSCAGKEGNPPLRWSGVAQKLTKSIALVVDANNAQGAAEVHWVVFNIDPLTTELAQNSVPRGAVQGMTSSGKVGYSPPCRRDDTYRFSVYALDETLDLKKGAALRETLEHIAQHTIARGRLSASHIE encoded by the coding sequence ATGGGGCAGCCGAGAAAGTCCGTGGGCGCCGGGCGACCGGGACGCGACTGGCGTGCGGTCGTCGTCGCGGCGGGGCTCGCCGTGACGTCGGGCTGCGGCATCGTCGGCAGCAATTCGCCGACCGACGGGTCGCTGGGCGAGCTCAGCGTCTCCAGCCCGAGGTTCCGCGACGAGGCGCCCCTGCCGGCCGATTACTCCTGTGCCGGCAAGGAGGGCAATCCGCCGCTGCGGTGGTCCGGTGTGGCGCAGAAGCTGACGAAGTCGATCGCCCTGGTGGTCGACGCGAACAACGCGCAGGGAGCGGCGGAGGTGCACTGGGTGGTGTTCAACATCGACCCGCTCACGACCGAGCTCGCGCAGAACAGCGTGCCGCGCGGCGCGGTGCAAGGGATGACGTCGAGCGGCAAGGTGGGCTACTCGCCCCCGTGCCGACGAGATGACACTTATCGTTTCAGTGTCTACGCGCTCGACGAGACGCTGGATCTGAAGAAGGGCGCCGCCCTGCGAGAGACGTTGGAGCACATCGCGCAGCACACCATCGCCCGTGGACGTCTCTCGGCTTCCCACATCGAGTGA